The proteins below come from a single Aegilops tauschii subsp. strangulata cultivar AL8/78 chromosome 6, Aet v6.0, whole genome shotgun sequence genomic window:
- the LOC109746319 gene encoding protein disulfide isomerase-like 5-3 has protein sequence MPPMAVDKQRLLPLFVLALVTACLVSGGEEPARFQIPRDGSVVELDEGNFEAAVAAVDFLFVDFHAPWCGHCKRLSPQLDEAAPVLSGLSTPIVVAKVNAEKYKKLRSKYGVDGFPTLMLFDHGVPTEYTGSRKAGQLVESLRKLVAPDVSVLKSDAAIKSFVQEAGVGFPLFIGFGVDESSIAEYGARYKKKAWFSTAKDFSEDLMAVYDFDKIPALVSLNPKYNEQSVFYGPFEGTFLEDFIRQSLLPMTVPINAETVKMLKDDDRKVVLAVLQDDSDETSMRLIKILRSAANANHDLVFGYVGVNQWEEFTEPFHDSKSSQLPKLVVWDKDEKYEVVEGLEKLEEGDHGSQISRFLEAYRAGRTIKKTFGRRFPTLLGVNALYILLLLVAVLVVLMFFSGQGEEDRQPTRAHQE, from the exons ATGCCGCCGATGGCCGTGGACAAGCAGCGGCTGCTTCCTCTCTTCGTTCTCGCTTTAGTGACGGCTTGCTTGGTGAGTGGCGGAGAGGAGCCGGCGAGGTTCCAGATCCCCCGAGATGGGAGCGTGGTGGAGCTGGACGAAGGCAACTTCGAGGCGGCGGTGGCCGCCGTCGATTTCCTCTTCGTGGACTTCCACGCCCCGTGGTGCGGCCACTGCAAACGCCTCTCCCCGCAG TTGGATGAAGCTGCTCCGGTTCTTTCTGGGCTGAGCACGCCAATTGTAGTCgcgaaagtaaatgcagagaagTACAAAAAGCTTAGGTCCAAATATGGAGTAGA TGGCTTCCCTACGCTTATGCTTTTTGACCATGGAGTCCCCACAGAGTACACTGGTTCAAGGAAGGCCGGCCAGCTCGTTGAGAGCCTGAGGAAGCTCGTCGCACCTGATGTTTCTGTTCTCAAGTCCGACGCAGCAATCAAAAGTTTTGTCCAGGAAGCTGGTGTGGGTTTTCCATTATTTATTGGATTTGGGGTGGATGAATCCTCCATTGCCGAGTATGGAGCAAGGTACAAGAAGAAGGCATGGTTTTCTACAGCAAAGGATTTCTCTGAGGATTTGATGGCCGTGTATGATTTTGACAAGATTCCAGCATTGGTTTCTCTCAACCCAAAATATAACGAGCAGAGTGTCTTTTATGGACCCTTTGAAG GAACCTTCTTGGAGGATTTTATACGGCAATCCCTGCTTCCGATGACTGTGCCCATCAATGCAGAGACTGTTAAGATGTTAAAAGATGACGATAGGAAAGTTGTCCTTGCAGTTCTGCAGGATGATTCTGATGAAACTTCCATGCGGTTGATAAAAATTTTAAGGTCTGCAGCCAATGCAAACCATGACCTAGTGTTTGGATATGTGGGAGTCAACCAATGGGAGGAATTCACCGAGCCTTTCCATGATTCTAAGAGCTCACAGCTGCCAAAGTTGGTAGTCTGGGACAAAGATGAGAAGTATGAAGTG GTTGAGGGTTTAGAGAAGTTGGAAGAAGGTGATCATGGATCCCAAATTAGTCGTTTCCTCGAGGCATATAGAGCTGGAAGAACAATAAAGAAGACATTTGGCAGACGTTTCCCAACGCTGCTTGGTGTGAATGCGTTGTACATCCTCCTCTTATTGGTGGCTGTGCTTGTTGTTCTAATGTTTTTCTCTGGGCAAGGCGAGGAAGACCGCCAGCCAACACGAGCCCATCAAGAATGA